In Castor canadensis chromosome 11, mCasCan1.hap1v2, whole genome shotgun sequence, a single genomic region encodes these proteins:
- the LOC109675152 gene encoding olfactory receptor-like protein DTMT, with amino-acid sequence MTGWNQTIISDFLLMGLPIWPEHQRLFYILFLAMYLITVLGNLLIIVLIHLDSHLHTPMYSFLTNLSFSDLCFSSVTMPKLLQNMQNQVPSIPYAGCLTQMYFFLFFGDLESFLLVAMAYDRYVAICFPLHYTSIMSPKICLCLVVLSWVLTMFHAMLHTVLMARLSFCEDNVIPHFFCDMSALLKLACSDIQVNEWVIFIMGGLILVIPFVLIIVSYTQIVSSILKVPSAQGICKAFSTCGSHLSVVSLFYGTVIGLYLCPSPNNSTMKETVMAMMYTVVTPMLNPFIYSLRNKDMKGALRRVLCRSKISFYL; translated from the coding sequence ATGACAGGATGGAATCAGACTATCATCTCAGATTTCCTCCTTATGGGCCTTCCCATCTGGCCAGAGCACCAACGCCTTTTCTACATTCTGTTCCTTGCCATGTACCTTATCACCGTCCTGGGGAACCTCCTCATCATTGTCCTCATTCACTTGGACTCCCatctccacacacccatgtattCTTTTCTCACTAACTTGTCCTTCTCTGACCTCTGCTTCTCCTCTGTCACAATGCCCAAGCTGTTACAGAACATGCAGAACCAAGTGCCCTCCATCCCCTATGCAGGCTGCCTGACACAAATgtacttcttcctgttttttggAGACCTTGAGAGCTTCCTCCTTGTGGCCATGgcttatgaccgctatgtggccatctgtttCCCCCTGCACTACACCAGCATCATGAGCCCCAAGATCTGCTTGTGCCTGGTGGTGCTGTCCTGGGTGCTGACCATGTTCCATGCCATGTTGCACACTGTGCTCATGGCCAGATTGTCTTTCTGTGAGGATAATGTGATTCCTCACTTTTTCTGTGACATGTCTGCTCTGCTGAAGCTGGCCTGCTCTGACATCCAGGTAAATGAGTGGGTGATATTTATCATGGGAGGACTCATTCTTGTGATTCCATTTGTACTCATCATTGTGTCCTATACACAAATTGTCTCCTCCATCCTCAAGGTCCCTTCAGCTCAGGGCATCTGTAAAGCCTTCTCAACCTGTGGCTCCCATCTGTCTGTGGTATCTCTTTTCTATGGAACTGTCATTGGTCTCTATTTATGTCCATCACCTAATAACTCTACTATGAAGGAGACTGTCATGGCCATGATGTACACAGTGGTGACGCCTatgctgaaccccttcatctacagctTGAGGAACAAGGATATGAAGGGAGCCCTGAGAAGAGTCCTTTGTAGAAGTAAAATTTCCTTCTACCTATGA